Proteins from a single region of Butyrivibrio fibrisolvens:
- a CDS encoding dynamin family protein has translation MNNDNYQGYQSMVTDVVTALTDLTKNCQSLEMEGKAQELQKMSDHLKNHIFSVGIMGEFKRGKSTVINALLGQEIVPADVVPCSATLNYVRWDANKHAQVYFKDGRTEEVPVDELPNYITKITEESEQNSENVDKAVVYYPSPFCQNGVQIVDTPGLNDDERMTAISENVIPTMDAIIMVIVAQSPFSQSEAEFVRNKLMLSDLGRVIFVVNKIDLIDEDERDRLLEHIKDKITKSVMQKMELVYGADSKEYQDALSKVGDIHLISVSAKKALKSKINNKPEMFEESGFGKFEGALSHLLTSERGILDLIHPVNTIMSTSKEALEMANMRMEAMNMDADEFEKVQNESLEELEKTREAKKEEIDSLKAKGRTLYQDMLPEVAAAYDDITNQMSAFVSQYSISESDVANEDSVKAFSAKMSQQVNSQIEGILAVHTERIQHKVSEQLGRDVAKMEQFGVRVNNSLQNIQLAVKSKNVAMNNAKANIGGVLGDTLVDIAGIIGMGALLGGALPGVGALVSGYREDGIKGAAAGGAAGVVAGFGVAAGIIAATGGLALPGLLITSLSSAVAGKGVRALLFKKKGTSDSGFNTSDNPVDQVRSQLYESVNASIDEIRRQNSLENWLKDTCDKMYSSMADSIDTEWENSLTSVEKSLAEIKVNLQLNEEKRKNKVEELQEEIDEITKIVKTIEPIQNRLKSALENGRKENE, from the coding sequence ATGAATAATGATAATTATCAGGGCTACCAGAGTATGGTAACTGATGTTGTCACTGCCTTGACAGATCTTACTAAGAACTGTCAGTCTCTTGAGATGGAAGGAAAAGCTCAGGAGCTTCAGAAAATGAGTGATCATCTTAAGAATCACATCTTTTCTGTTGGTATCATGGGTGAATTTAAACGTGGTAAAAGTACTGTTATAAATGCCCTTCTCGGACAGGAAATCGTTCCTGCCGATGTAGTTCCCTGTTCTGCAACACTTAACTATGTACGCTGGGATGCTAATAAGCATGCACAGGTTTATTTTAAGGATGGAAGAACAGAGGAAGTTCCGGTTGATGAACTCCCCAATTATATTACAAAGATCACAGAAGAGTCAGAACAGAACTCTGAAAATGTTGATAAGGCTGTAGTTTACTATCCAAGCCCATTCTGTCAGAATGGCGTTCAGATTGTTGACACTCCCGGTCTTAATGATGATGAAAGAATGACAGCAATTTCTGAAAATGTCATTCCTACTATGGATGCCATTATCATGGTAATCGTAGCTCAGTCTCCTTTTTCACAGAGCGAAGCTGAATTTGTACGTAACAAGCTGATGCTCAGCGACCTTGGTCGAGTTATCTTTGTCGTTAACAAGATTGATCTTATTGATGAAGATGAAAGAGACAGACTCCTTGAGCACATCAAGGACAAGATCACCAAGAGTGTTATGCAGAAGATGGAACTTGTATATGGCGCAGATTCCAAAGAATATCAGGATGCACTCAGCAAAGTAGGTGATATACACCTTATCTCAGTATCAGCTAAGAAGGCCTTAAAGAGTAAGATAAACAACAAGCCTGAAATGTTTGAAGAAAGTGGCTTTGGCAAATTTGAAGGCGCATTGTCACACCTTCTTACAAGCGAGCGTGGAATCCTTGACCTGATCCATCCTGTTAATACCATCATGTCTACAAGTAAAGAAGCTCTTGAAATGGCCAACATGCGTATGGAAGCCATGAACATGGATGCTGATGAATTCGAGAAAGTTCAGAACGAATCATTAGAAGAGCTTGAAAAGACTCGTGAAGCTAAGAAAGAGGAAATCGATTCCCTTAAAGCTAAGGGAAGAACTCTTTATCAGGATATGCTTCCTGAAGTTGCGGCTGCTTATGATGACATTACAAATCAGATGTCTGCATTTGTAAGCCAGTATTCAATCTCAGAATCAGATGTTGCTAATGAAGACAGCGTAAAAGCTTTTTCTGCCAAGATGTCTCAGCAGGTTAACAGTCAGATCGAAGGAATCCTTGCTGTTCATACTGAGAGAATTCAACATAAGGTTAGTGAACAGCTTGGACGCGATGTGGCTAAGATGGAACAGTTTGGAGTTAGAGTAAATAATAGTCTCCAAAATATACAGCTTGCTGTAAAGTCGAAGAATGTGGCTATGAACAATGCCAAAGCAAATATTGGCGGAGTTTTGGGAGATACACTAGTCGATATAGCAGGAATAATAGGTATGGGTGCGCTTCTCGGTGGTGCACTTCCTGGTGTAGGAGCTTTGGTTTCGGGTTATAGAGAAGATGGAATCAAAGGCGCTGCCGCTGGTGGTGCAGCTGGTGTGGTAGCTGGCTTTGGCGTGGCAGCAGGCATCATTGCGGCTACTGGTGGACTGGCACTTCCGGGATTGTTAATCACATCTTTATCATCCGCGGTTGCCGGTAAGGGAGTCAGAGCGTTGCTCTTTAAGAAGAAAGGTACAAGCGACAGCGGATTTAATACATCAGATAACCCGGTTGATCAGGTACGTTCACAGCTCTATGAGTCAGTTAATGCATCTATTGATGAAATTCGCAGACAGAATTCTCTTGAAAACTGGCTTAAAGATACCTGCGATAAGATGTATTCTTCTATGGCTGACTCTATCGATACAGAATGGGAGAACTCATTAACTTCTGTTGAGAAATCACTTGCTGAGATCAAGGTGAATCTTCAGCTTAACGAAGAGAAGAGAAAGAATAAAGTCGAAGAGCTTCAGGAAGAAATTGATGAGATCACAAAGATCGTTAAGACCATAGAACCAATCCAGAACCGTTTGAAGTCAGCTCTTGAAAACGGTAGAAAGGAGAATGAGTAA
- a CDS encoding dynamin family protein, translating into MEINNRIEVDGSAVIESFMQELDCLSTFRNDGLCRDVLGADFVTKMENWDHSIRKQKETPLTVAVCGEFKRGKSSLINAIFGEDIVTTNVNTETITINHLSYGEHDNVLILRGGKKMHLTDDELKCDNLKNILSQLKEKPLYLDLKRPIDMLKDVTIIDTPGLGDSLQDFAEDVEMALKQSDAVIYVYSVSYPLSIHEQCFMKTAIRDQGFSKLFLIGNYSDTFENKEDLDRLKDVTRRRIEDFLPGIEPVLLSALDERCRQMGVARPNSVIAQELERSFEGFRNELFELLDQKRDTIIPDRVERFARAMTQDLGSDLDIVNEALNAERSDADNKLAEVEKNKSGCLDEKSKIESRISEYCSVMRGNSIGWMEEFLGRLYMDIDSLRSVTGDDIKKYYSSYCVEIIHEAISLCNAEVIKGLYEELDKISQDISKNLNINGATKTPRITIALQNNSWTAADNAAFTVNNLSTAGIRFPFMDLAYYLACFAAGVANSKKVKDGSEDLIKRIKDQFATLKNSVMTSTNESCKVLEQDAKRMIAEYYDGLLETNEKQAQLFANVAKQNEEEKEKSRKVIRELQEALDRIRSKFYSGDLVESDVEPEPEA; encoded by the coding sequence ATGGAAATAAATAACAGGATCGAAGTAGATGGCTCTGCCGTTATCGAAAGTTTTATGCAGGAACTGGACTGCCTTTCAACCTTCCGTAATGATGGCTTATGCAGAGATGTTCTTGGTGCAGATTTTGTTACCAAGATGGAAAATTGGGATCATAGTATTCGCAAGCAGAAGGAAACACCACTTACTGTTGCAGTATGTGGAGAGTTTAAACGCGGTAAATCAAGTCTTATCAACGCTATTTTTGGCGAGGACATTGTTACAACCAATGTTAACACCGAAACTATTACTATTAATCACTTAAGCTACGGAGAACATGATAATGTTCTGATCCTTAGAGGTGGCAAGAAAATGCACCTGACAGATGATGAACTTAAATGTGATAATTTAAAGAATATCCTTTCACAGCTTAAAGAAAAGCCTTTATATCTTGATCTAAAGCGTCCTATTGACATGCTTAAAGATGTGACGATTATAGATACTCCCGGCCTTGGAGATTCACTTCAGGATTTTGCAGAAGATGTTGAAATGGCATTAAAGCAGTCAGATGCTGTTATCTATGTTTATTCTGTTTCCTATCCTTTATCTATTCATGAACAGTGTTTTATGAAAACAGCAATAAGAGATCAGGGATTTTCTAAATTGTTTTTGATCGGAAACTACTCAGATACTTTTGAAAACAAAGAAGATCTTGACAGACTTAAGGACGTTACTAGACGAAGAATTGAAGATTTTCTTCCGGGAATAGAGCCTGTTCTTTTGAGTGCATTGGATGAACGTTGCAGGCAGATGGGAGTGGCAAGGCCTAATTCTGTAATTGCGCAGGAACTTGAAAGATCCTTTGAAGGATTTAGAAATGAACTTTTTGAACTTCTTGATCAAAAGAGGGATACTATAATACCTGATCGTGTTGAAAGATTTGCAAGAGCTATGACACAGGATCTTGGAAGCGATCTTGATATTGTGAACGAAGCTCTTAATGCAGAGCGAAGCGACGCTGATAATAAGCTTGCAGAAGTAGAGAAAAACAAATCAGGATGCCTTGATGAAAAAAGTAAGATTGAATCCAGAATAAGTGAATATTGTAGCGTGATGCGCGGAAATTCAATTGGCTGGATGGAAGAATTTCTTGGCCGCTTATATATGGATATAGATAGTCTTAGATCTGTTACGGGCGATGATATTAAGAAGTATTATTCTTCGTATTGTGTAGAGATCATTCATGAAGCAATCTCGCTCTGTAATGCAGAGGTGATCAAGGGATTATATGAAGAACTTGACAAAATATCTCAGGATATAAGTAAGAATCTGAATATAAATGGAGCTACAAAAACGCCGAGAATTACGATCGCACTCCAGAATAATAGCTGGACTGCTGCTGATAATGCAGCTTTTACAGTGAATAATCTGAGCACGGCAGGTATTAGATTCCCATTCATGGATCTGGCTTATTATCTTGCTTGCTTTGCTGCAGGTGTGGCAAATAGTAAGAAGGTTAAAGATGGTTCAGAGGATCTTATAAAAAGAATTAAAGATCAGTTCGCTACTCTAAAAAACTCAGTTATGACATCAACAAATGAATCCTGTAAGGTACTTGAACAGGATGCAAAGCGTATGATCGCTGAATACTATGATGGCCTTCTTGAAACAAATGAAAAGCAGGCGCAGCTCTTTGCAAATGTTGCAAAACAGAATGAAGAAGAAAAAGAGAAGAGCCGTAAAGTAATCCGTGAATTGCAGGAAGCATTAGATAGGATCAGATCTAAGTTTTATTCAGGTGATCTGGTGGAATCCGATGTAGAACCTGAACCGGAAGCATAA
- a CDS encoding GTPase: MDKTKTTELEKTTEEKIIKETISEENVSGEIVSEENVSEENVSEEIVSEEKVSNEKTAEEKAKKIADLLEHYKLADGVEELITELSQTDNKSNIVGFVGESKCGKSKFINQLIGEKVLPVSSIPELEGKVRIVGTDADIKSLPSIIEIKNHQSVFSDSGISLMEVPGYNTQDSAEDIGKDIVSFCDAFVVVISAMKPLSLTEQEMILKLWDGKKPLFFVVSFLDTLSSDEEKQRMKQFLHDRIAKDLKEKAIEAYGDEEVIPQTVNDYLEDAKLLDCHIDKPEDVATHLNKALVEGIEDSRNKQIDNLEKELPQKIDNWFADIRQKFEDKEQELDWKEFNTSFTIDFSKRITQKYISDIENELAFRGIDFFVNPKNLDKRLSEIVMEKSGNRQMDKEPSMLLLQAADILRLFVKHLCRIKVTSNTDENIRVLLHVAEKEANLYLKNMDRQFKESLKDKTDFVEKELQKMRLILDADNAPVQKTVQLEQIPVPFIRVDGYIGNSNLVGVNVIALIRTMIIEELQKYTISIKNWWNQWKLQQLALEGKWDEAAIRNELSIQRKNLLNSRREVIAFYENDKRLLEGEVS, from the coding sequence ATGGATAAAACAAAAACTACAGAATTAGAAAAGACAACTGAAGAAAAAATAATCAAGGAAACGATATCTGAAGAAAATGTATCTGGAGAAATAGTATCTGAAGAAAATGTATCTGAGGAAAATGTATCTGAAGAAATAGTTTCTGAAGAAAAGGTATCTAATGAAAAAACAGCAGAAGAAAAAGCAAAGAAAATTGCTGATCTTTTAGAGCATTATAAGCTTGCTGATGGCGTAGAAGAGCTGATCACGGAACTTTCGCAGACAGACAATAAGAGTAATATCGTAGGCTTTGTCGGAGAGAGCAAATGTGGTAAATCAAAGTTTATCAATCAGCTTATAGGAGAAAAGGTCCTGCCGGTTTCCAGTATACCTGAGCTTGAAGGCAAGGTTCGCATTGTAGGAACTGACGCTGATATAAAGAGCCTTCCGTCCATAATAGAAATCAAAAATCACCAGTCTGTTTTTTCAGACAGCGGTATTTCGCTTATGGAAGTTCCGGGATATAACACTCAGGATAGTGCAGAAGATATAGGAAAAGATATTGTATCCTTCTGCGATGCCTTTGTAGTTGTAATTTCAGCTATGAAGCCGCTCAGCCTTACAGAGCAGGAAATGATACTTAAGCTTTGGGATGGCAAAAAGCCGTTGTTCTTCGTTGTAAGCTTCCTTGATACACTTTCATCTGATGAAGAGAAGCAGCGAATGAAGCAGTTCCTTCATGACCGAATAGCCAAGGATCTTAAAGAAAAAGCTATCGAAGCCTATGGAGATGAGGAAGTTATCCCGCAGACGGTAAATGACTATCTTGAAGATGCAAAGCTTTTGGACTGCCATATTGATAAGCCGGAGGATGTAGCGACGCATCTTAACAAGGCTTTGGTAGAGGGAATCGAAGACAGCAGGAACAAACAGATCGACAATCTGGAAAAAGAGCTTCCGCAAAAGATAGATAACTGGTTTGCTGATATCAGACAGAAGTTTGAAGACAAAGAGCAGGAACTGGACTGGAAAGAATTTAACACAAGCTTTACGATCGATTTTTCAAAACGTATTACACAAAAGTATATTTCTGATATAGAAAACGAACTGGCATTTCGAGGGATTGATTTTTTTGTAAATCCTAAAAACCTTGATAAAAGGCTCTCTGAGATCGTTATGGAAAAGAGCGGTAACCGCCAGATGGACAAAGAGCCTTCCATGTTGCTACTACAGGCGGCAGATATCCTGCGGCTGTTTGTAAAGCATCTTTGCAGGATCAAAGTGACAAGCAATACGGATGAAAATATAAGAGTTTTACTCCATGTTGCAGAAAAAGAAGCTAATCTGTATCTGAAGAATATGGATAGACAGTTTAAAGAAAGTCTTAAAGATAAAACAGATTTTGTTGAAAAAGAGCTTCAGAAAATGCGCCTTATACTTGATGCAGATAATGCACCAGTCCAGAAAACAGTGCAGCTTGAACAGATTCCTGTTCCCTTTATAAGGGTTGATGGATATATAGGAAATAGTAACCTGGTTGGAGTTAATGTTATTGCTCTTATCAGGACTATGATAATCGAAGAGCTTCAAAAATATACCATTAGTATAAAAAACTGGTGGAATCAGTGGAAACTGCAGCAGCTTGCCCTTGAGGGGAAATGGGATGAAGCTGCGATCCGCAACGAGCTTTCGATACAAAGAAAAAATCTCCTTAATTCAAGGAGAGAAGTAATCGCATTTTATGAAAATGATAAGAGATTACTGGAAGGGGAAGTATCATGA
- a CDS encoding M48 family metallopeptidase gives MAESPLQNLDCNFPSWLQNKKSEVGKHKAGKYEWDYSYPMDLELRKTLENMHGFVDFAKHVTSTIARQEIDKGYRSWLAVGPNQFPEVYDLGRDCAKHLGIGIPSIFITNSDDFNAYTIASDDIDPIIVIHNLLLERYSLPELKCIIAHECGHIHNYHSVFTMMSRILTNGALIGGAYSGLARLPLSLLSMGANLTLNMWSRAAEVTADRAALICCDDVEDAFQATGRLSYGAVRVEDRITSKLDTESLREQLRMTEASGSKYMESLYNHPITTKRVFAQMEFAESEVFYSWRPDLLKPGVVPKTRSMVDNEVKNIIKLNGKGKADGNK, from the coding sequence ATGGCAGAATCACCTTTACAGAATCTTGACTGCAACTTCCCATCCTGGCTTCAGAACAAAAAGAGTGAAGTTGGCAAACACAAAGCAGGAAAATATGAGTGGGATTACAGTTATCCGATGGATCTTGAGCTTAGAAAGACTCTGGAAAACATGCATGGCTTTGTAGACTTTGCCAAGCATGTTACTTCAACTATTGCAAGACAGGAAATCGACAAAGGTTATCGTTCATGGCTTGCTGTTGGACCAAACCAGTTCCCTGAAGTTTATGATCTTGGAAGAGACTGTGCAAAACATTTGGGTATAGGTATACCAAGCATTTTTATTACTAATAGTGACGATTTTAATGCTTATACAATAGCCAGTGACGATATAGATCCTATCATTGTAATTCATAATCTGCTTCTTGAAAGATATTCTCTTCCGGAGCTTAAATGTATCATTGCACATGAATGCGGCCATATACATAACTATCATTCTGTTTTTACTATGATGTCCAGAATACTGACTAATGGTGCACTAATTGGAGGAGCTTATTCAGGGTTGGCACGACTGCCGCTTTCTCTTCTTTCTATGGGAGCGAATCTGACATTGAATATGTGGAGTAGAGCAGCAGAAGTTACAGCAGACAGAGCCGCTCTTATATGCTGTGATGATGTTGAGGATGCATTTCAGGCAACAGGACGACTTTCTTATGGCGCAGTAAGGGTTGAGGATAGAATAACTTCAAAACTTGATACTGAAAGTCTTCGTGAACAGCTGAGAATGACAGAAGCTTCAGGCTCAAAGTATATGGAAAGCCTGTATAATCATCCGATCACAACAAAGAGAGTGTTTGCACAGATGGAATTTGCAGAAAGTGAAGTGTTCTATAGCTGGAGACCTGATCTTTTAAAACCCGGAGTAGTTCCTAAGACAAGATCCATGGTAGATAATGAGGTCAAGAATATCATTAAATTAAACGGAAAGGGTAAAGCTGATGGAAATAAATAA
- a CDS encoding zinc ribbon domain-containing protein, whose translation MKIDPRINKYLEKNNLIQRKCAGCGRVLPKDAKFCTVCGTEVKDSAICPMCLEQKGEDDVFCDVCGTLLDR comes from the coding sequence ATGAAGATCGATCCGAGAATCAACAAGTATCTGGAAAAGAATAATCTGATCCAGAGAAAATGTGCCGGATGCGGAAGAGTACTTCCTAAAGATGCAAAATTTTGCACTGTGTGCGGCACTGAAGTTAAAGATAGTGCTATCTGTCCCATGTGCCTTGAACAAAAAGGTGAAGATGACGTTTTTTGTGACGTGTGTGGGACTTTATTAGATAGATAA
- a CDS encoding cellulase family glycosylhydrolase produces the protein MRKNFKCFKKAMALLGVSLALTSLKPLIPAGTAYAAGTDKTATEVVSDMTVGWNIGNSLDSYGQSSNFPYTSSNETYWGNPATTKALIDEVAKAGFNTIRIPVSWGQYTTGSNYQIPEFFMSRVKEVVDYAIANDMYVILNTHHDINSDYCFYVPNNANKDRSEKYFKSIWTQVANEFKNYDYHLVFETMNEPRLVGHSEEWWFPRNNPSSDIKEAVACINDYNQVALDAIRATGGNNVTRCVMVPGYDASIEGCMTDGFKMPTDSAKDRLILSVHAYIPYTFALASDSYTTQFTDNLKGDIDSFFNDLNSKFLSKNIPVVVGETSATNRNNTAERVKWADYYWGKAAGYSNVAMVLWDNNVYQNNSAGSDGECHMYIDRNTLQWKDPEIISAIMKHVDGTPATINGKQIPSTDPQPQPDPEPQPDPEPVDPDPTPVAGDGLNVTYTINNWGSGYQVIIKVNNDSASAVSSWTVKVKKSQVKIDSSWCVNIEESGDYYVITPMSWNSNIQPGSSVEFGIQGSGSIGSTVDITVE, from the coding sequence TTGCGCAAAAATTTTAAATGTTTTAAAAAGGCGATGGCATTACTTGGTGTATCGCTGGCGCTGACTTCTCTGAAACCTTTGATCCCTGCAGGGACAGCTTATGCTGCTGGTACAGATAAGACCGCAACAGAAGTGGTTTCAGATATGACAGTAGGTTGGAATATTGGAAACAGTCTTGATTCTTATGGACAGAGTTCTAATTTTCCTTACACAAGTTCCAATGAAACTTATTGGGGCAATCCTGCAACAACTAAAGCGTTGATCGACGAAGTTGCAAAGGCAGGCTTTAATACAATTCGTATACCTGTTTCGTGGGGACAGTATACAACAGGTTCTAATTATCAGATCCCTGAATTTTTCATGAGCAGAGTTAAGGAAGTTGTAGATTATGCGATCGCTAATGATATGTATGTAATCCTTAATACACATCATGATATCAACTCTGACTATTGCTTCTACGTTCCTAACAATGCTAATAAGGATCGTTCAGAAAAATACTTTAAGTCTATCTGGACACAGGTAGCTAATGAGTTCAAGAACTATGATTATCATCTTGTTTTTGAGACAATGAATGAGCCCAGACTTGTAGGCCACAGCGAAGAGTGGTGGTTCCCAAGAAATAACCCAAGCTCAGACATCAAAGAAGCAGTTGCATGTATCAATGATTACAACCAGGTAGCTCTTGATGCTATCAGAGCAACAGGTGGCAACAACGTGACAAGATGCGTAATGGTTCCCGGCTATGATGCTTCAATCGAAGGCTGCATGACAGACGGATTCAAGATGCCTACAGACTCTGCTAAGGACAGACTTATCCTTTCAGTTCATGCATACATTCCTTATACATTCGCACTTGCAAGTGATTCATATACAACACAGTTTACTGACAACCTTAAGGGCGATATTGATTCTTTCTTTAATGATCTTAACTCTAAGTTCCTTTCAAAGAACATCCCTGTAGTTGTTGGTGAGACAAGTGCTACAAACAGAAATAATACAGCTGAGCGTGTTAAGTGGGCTGATTATTACTGGGGCAAAGCTGCAGGATACAGCAATGTAGCAATGGTTCTTTGGGATAACAATGTATACCAGAACAATTCTGCAGGTTCTGACGGCGAATGCCACATGTATATCGATAGAAACACTCTTCAGTGGAAAGATCCTGAGATCATAAGTGCTATCATGAAGCACGTTGATGGAACACCCGCTACAATCAATGGTAAGCAGATTCCTTCTACAGATCCTCAGCCGCAGCCAGATCCAGAGCCACAGCCGGATCCAGAACCTGTTGATCCAGATCCAACACCTGTAGCTGGTGATGGTCTTAATGTTACATACACAATCAACAATTGGGGATCAGGATATCAGGTTATCATCAAGGTTAATAATGACTCTGCATCCGCTGTTTCAAGCTGGACTGTAAAAGTTAAGAAGAGCCAGGTTAAGATCGATTCAAGCTGGTGCGTAAACATTGAAGAGTCCGGTGACTATTATGTGATCACACCTATGTCCTGGAATTCAAATATCCAGCCAGGTTCATCTGTTGAATTTGGAATTCAGGGATCTGGTTCAATCGGATCTACAGTAGATATCACAGTAGAATGA
- a CDS encoding glycoside hydrolase family 9 protein, protein MHKEGKSFCKKALVGSLSAVLLATCCRFPSVTVTADAAGNYNYGDALAKSLLFYQLQESGKLSEETLSRTNWRADSGLNDGADNNLDLTGGWYDAGDNVKFNLPMSYSSMILGWSYLNNPDAYTQSGQEKWMLHDIKWANDYFVKCNPDSSTYYYQVGDGGKDHGFWGAPELVELKMDRPSFKVDDTSANGGSCVTGEAAASLAVASLVFKDSDPSLSATYLAHAKTLYGMAERAKSDKGYTAASGFYTSYSGFYDELSLAGCWLYKATGDDSYLEKAEQYSAYFGKEFQGGDEVAYSWTMSWDDTHLGASLLLAELTGKDEYYTVIENSIDCWNGKKEGSNSITITPGGLSFLSEWGSVRYACNQAFIDTIYVGLDKADATHIADANAYIERTINYTLGSSGQNYMVGYNENSPKNPHHRAAHGCWSNNLNAAPENSRHTLVGAIVGGPGAPSDSSYKDVRSDYQANEVACDYNAGFTGACAYLYEKNGYGAVQTPNAIEETDGKEFVLSAGINCEDKNNAINFVEIKTVIENHTAWPARLTDNLTLRMFFDLSDVIAQGYSSSDMKVSTTYMQHAVKISEFKESDTKGIYYIDLNLDGAQIYPGGQSECKCELQVRVSAPGKWDYSKSPCVAGLGGTSNNQMTTPDGMQLFEGAKLVIGEGYAPEPVQDPDPDPTPTPDPDPVPTPDPDPVPDPDPVPDPDPVPTPTPSGELTADYTVNNWGSGYQVIIKVKNDSDTTVDGWTVKVKKSEVAIDSSWCVNVDESGDYYVITPMSWNSTLQPGSSTEFGIQGAGSVSESISVTVE, encoded by the coding sequence ATGCATAAAGAAGGTAAGTCTTTTTGCAAGAAAGCTCTTGTGGGGTCGCTGTCAGCAGTTCTGTTAGCGACATGCTGCAGATTCCCGTCCGTAACAGTTACGGCAGATGCTGCAGGTAATTATAATTATGGGGATGCACTTGCTAAGTCATTGTTATTCTACCAGCTTCAGGAGTCAGGTAAGTTGTCTGAAGAGACACTTTCAAGGACTAACTGGAGAGCTGACTCAGGACTTAATGACGGAGCAGACAACAATCTCGATCTTACAGGCGGTTGGTACGATGCAGGTGATAACGTAAAGTTCAATCTGCCAATGTCTTATTCTTCAATGATCCTTGGTTGGTCATATCTTAACAACCCGGATGCATATACTCAGTCTGGCCAGGAGAAGTGGATGCTTCACGATATTAAGTGGGCCAATGACTATTTCGTAAAATGTAATCCTGATTCAAGTACATATTATTACCAGGTTGGCGATGGCGGCAAAGACCACGGCTTCTGGGGAGCACCTGAGCTTGTAGAGCTCAAGATGGACAGACCTTCATTCAAGGTTGATGATACATCTGCAAACGGTGGTTCCTGTGTTACAGGTGAAGCAGCTGCTTCTCTTGCTGTAGCATCACTGGTATTCAAAGATTCAGATCCTTCACTTAGTGCTACATATCTTGCACATGCTAAGACCCTCTATGGCATGGCAGAGAGAGCTAAGAGTGATAAGGGCTACACAGCTGCAAGCGGATTCTATACATCCTACAGCGGATTCTATGATGAGCTTTCACTTGCCGGATGCTGGCTCTACAAGGCTACAGGAGATGATTCTTATCTTGAAAAAGCCGAGCAGTATTCTGCATACTTTGGTAAAGAGTTCCAGGGCGGTGATGAGGTTGCATACTCATGGACTATGTCATGGGATGATACTCACCTTGGAGCAAGCCTCTTACTTGCAGAGCTCACTGGCAAGGATGAGTACTATACCGTTATCGAGAACAGCATAGACTGCTGGAATGGTAAAAAAGAAGGTTCCAATTCTATTACCATAACTCCTGGCGGACTTTCATTCCTTAGTGAATGGGGCTCAGTACGTTATGCATGTAACCAGGCTTTCATAGATACAATCTATGTAGGACTTGACAAGGCTGATGCAACACATATCGCAGATGCTAATGCATATATCGAAAGAACTATAAACTATACACTTGGTAGCTCAGGTCAGAACTACATGGTTGGCTACAATGAGAATTCTCCTAAGAATCCTCACCACAGAGCAGCTCATGGCTGCTGGTCCAACAACTTAAACGCAGCTCCTGAGAATTCAAGACATACACTTGTTGGCGCTATCGTAGGTGGCCCTGGTGCTCCTTCAGACAGCTCATACAAGGATGTTCGTAGCGATTATCAGGCTAACGAAGTTGCTTGTGACTACAATGCTGGTTTCACAGGTGCTTGTGCATACCTCTATGAAAAGAACGGATACGGCGCTGTTCAGACACCTAATGCAATTGAAGAGACAGATGGAAAAGAGTTCGTTCTTTCTGCTGGTATCAACTGCGAAGATAAGAACAATGCAATTAACTTTGTTGAGATCAAGACTGTTATCGAGAACCACACAGCTTGGCCTGCAAGATTAACTGATAACTTAACACTTCGTATGTTCTTCGATCTTAGTGATGTTATCGCACAGGGCTACAGCTCTTCAGACATGAAGGTTTCTACAACTTACATGCAGCATGCAGTTAAGATTTCTGAATTCAAGGAATCTGATACAAAAGGTATTTATTATATCGATCTTAACCTTGACGGTGCACAGATCTATCCTGGTGGACAGAGTGAGTGCAAGTGCGAACTACAGGTAAGAGTATCTGCTCCTGGTAAGTGGGATTATTCAAAGAGCCCTTGCGTAGCTGGTCTTGGCGGTACAAGCAACAACCAGATGACAACTCCTGACGGAATGCAGCTCTTTGAAGGCGCAAAGCTTGTTATTGGTGAAGGCTATGCTCCTGAACCAGTTCAGGATCCAGATCCAGACCCAACACCTACACCTGATCCAGACCCGGTTCCAACTCCAGATCCAGACCCAGTACCAGACCCAGATCCAGTACCGGACCCAGATCCAGTACCAACACCTACACCTTCAGGCGAGCTTACAGCTGATTACACAGTAAACAACTGGGGCAGCGGATATCAGGTTATTATCAAAGTTAAGAATGATTCCGATACTACAGTCGACGGATGGACAGTAAAAGTTAAGAAGAGTGAAGTTGCTATTGACTCAAGCTGGTGCGTAAATGTTGATGAGTCAGGTGATTACTATGTGATCACACCTATGTCCTGGAATTCTACATTGCAGCCAGGTTCTTCTACAGAATTCGGTATTCAGGGTGCAGGCAGCGTAAGCGAATCAATTAGCGTAACAGTAGAATGA